The following DNA comes from Microthrixaceae bacterium.
CGCGCGCTCGAAACGATGCTGGACCGTCTCGACCTCGCCGACGCAGCGTCGATTGCCCGAACGGCGCCGGCGGGTCGAGCGGAGTTGGCCGCGGTGCTGTCGGCGCCGGCGACGGCGAGTGCACATCGGATCACCGCGATCGGCCATGCTCACATCGACACAGCGTGGCTCTGGCCGCTGCGCGAGACGCGTCGCAAGTGCGCCCGGACCTTCACCAATCAACTGGCGTTGATCGAGCGGTACCCACAGCACCGGTTCGCGTGCAGCCAGGCGCTCCACTACGACTGGATGCGCGAGCACTACCCGACCGTGTTCCGCGACATCGGCGCCGCAGTCGCCGAGGGCACGTGGATTCCGGTGGGAGGGATGTGGGTGGAGGCCGATGCCAACCTCAGCGGCGGTGAGGCGCTCATTCGCCAGTTCACCCATGGACAGCGGTTCTTCGAGGAGCACTTCGGGGTCGAATGCACCGAAGGGTGGCTGCCCGACGTGTTCGGGTACAACGCGAACCTGCCGCAGATTTTGCGTCACGTGGGCATCGAACGGTTCGTCACCCAGAAGCTGTCGTGGAACACGACCAATCGCTTTCCGCATCATTCGTTCTGGTGGGAGGGCATCGACGGCTCGACGGTGTTTACCCACTTCCCGCCGGTGGAGACCTATAACGCGAACTTCTCGGGACACGAGCTTGCACACGCGGTGAGAACCTTCGCCGACAAGGGTCGATCCACCCGTTCGCTCATGCCGTTCGGCCACGGCGACGGAGGTGGCGGCCCCACCGCAGACATGTTGGAGCAGTTCCTGCGGGTCCGCGACCTCGAGGGATCGCCCCTGGTCGAAATCGGCGCACCGTCATCGATGCTCGACGCGGCGATCGAGGAGTACCGCGACGCCCCGCGGTGGGTGGGGGAGCTCTATCTCGAAATGCATCGAGGCACCTACACCTCCCAGGCAGCTACCAAAGCGGGAAACCGCCGGTGCGAGGCGCTGCTGCGAGAGGCCGAAGTGTGGAGCGTCGCAGCGTACGGGGGCGACGCTGGCCGCGGCTACCCGGCGGTAGCACTCGATCGGTTGTGGAAGTCGTTGCTCACGCTTCAGTTCCACGACATCTTGCCGGGGTCCTCCATCGGGTGGGTGCATCGTGAGGCGCAGGAGTCCTACTCCTCGATCGAGTTGGAGGCGACCGAATTGATCCACACCGCGCTCACGCGCCTGGCCCCGGTTGCCAGCGAAGCCATCGTGGCGAATCCGACCCCATTTGCTGTGCACGCAGTGGTGCCGGTTCGACGGCGTGCGGGGACGGTCGAAGAGTGGCCGCTCAGTCTCGAGCCCCACGGCGTGAGCACTCGCAGCCAGGCGATGATCGACCTTGAGGAGGTCCGAGCCACCGTCGAGGGCAGCTCGATCGAGTTGGACAACGCCGTCGTGGCGGTGCGGATCGATGCCGAGGGCCACGTGTCGTCGATGGTGCATCACGAGACTGGCCGTGAGGTCGTGGCTCCTGGCTCGGTCGCCAACGTGCTGCAAACCTTCGAGGATCTACCCACCCACTTCGATGCCTGGGAGATCGAGGACTACACGCTGCGACGGCCGCGCGAGCAACGTGAGGTCGACAGCATCGAGGTGCTCGAAGCGGGACCGCTCGTCGTCCGGGTCGAGGTGCGACGGTCGTTTGGCTCTTCGAAGGTCGTGCAGCGGTATGTCCTTCGGGCGGGTTCACCTCGTCTCGATATCGAATGTGAGGTCGACTGGCACGAACGCGAAACGTTGTTGAAGGTGGCGTTCCCGATCGATGTGCACTCGACCTCGCTCACTCGCGAGGTGCAACTCGGGGAGTGCTCGACCCCGATCCACACCAACACCAGCTGGGACGCCGCACGTTTCGAGGTGTGCGCGTTGCGCTGGGTGGATTGCAGCGAGCCGGGTTTCGGTGTGGCACTGCTGAACGACTCCAAACACGGACACGATGCGACCCGGATCGTGCCTGACGGTGGAGATCGTCCAGCGGTGCAACTGCGGCTGTCGTTGCTGCGAAGCTCCAGGTATCCCGACACCGAACAGGACCAGGGAGCGCATCGATTCACCTACTCGTTGATGCCACACGACGGTGATCGCCATGGCGCCGGCGTGGCGGCCCAGGCGTGGTTGCTCAACAACACCATCCGTGAGTTCGGAGGCGAGGGAGGCGACCCCGGCCAGGCCGACGCCGATCCGTTCGTCGCCAACGGCGTCGCCATCGCGTCCTCGTCGTCGTGCGCGGTCGTGATCGAGGCGGTCAAGGCCGCCGACGACGGCAGCGGTGACGTCGTGGTTCGTTGCCATGAATCCACTGGCGCGAGAGGCCCGGTGGAACTGTGCGTCGGGTTCGTTGCCAGCGCGGTGCAGATGGTCGACGGGCGGGAGCGCTGCGCTTCGGTGTCGCGGCATGTTCGCAGCGACGAGTCCTCGCTGCGATGGGAGTCGAACGGGATCACCACCTCGGTGACCTTCTCGATCCTCCCATTCGAGATCGTCACCCTGCGCCTGAGGCCTCGCCCGACATGAGCCCGACGAGTCAGTCGCCGAACGGTGACGCCAACGCTGGAGGACGGCTTGGTGCTACAGGTGGCTCGGCCACGGGTGCGGGCATCACCACCTGTGATCCGGTGGGCTCGCCGACCTTGACCTGTTTGGCGAAGTACAGCTCGAGTACCCGATCGATGAGTTCGGGCGTGACGACAGGGCTGAGATTTTCATAGCGGATGATCGCCTCAGCCAGCTTGCACACGACCCCGGGCAGATACGCGCGCAGCTCGCCGTCGCCCCGTGAGCGTGTGACATCGCGCAGCCGGCGCGCTGCCGGTTCGGTGAACTGCAACCGTTTTGCTCGCGCAACGCGGTCGAGCACGTAGCCGAACTGTTCGTTGTCGAGACAGCCGATGTACACCTTGTTGTGGATCCGGCGAAAGAACGCCTCGTCTCCCAAGCTCTCCGGGTCGAGGTTCGTCGACAAGATGACCTTGACCTCGAACGGAACCTGGAACTTCCGGCCGCCGAGGGTCAGGTAGTCGACCTGGCGGTCGAGGGGGACGATCCAACGGTTGAGCAGCTCTTCCGGAGTCATGTTCTGACGCCCGAAGTCGTCGATGACCAAGATCCCGTTGTTGGCCTTGAACTGCAGTGGCGCCAGGTAGATGCCGGTCTCGCGATCGAGACTGAGATCCAACATGCCGGCGTGCATCTCGCCACCCGCGATGATCGCTGGCCGTTGGCACAGCACCCAACGGGGGTCGAGCTCATCGGGCTGCTGATCGAGCGGCTCGTGGAGCACAGGGTCGAACACCGAGATGATCTGACCTTGGACTTCGACGCAGTAGGGGACCAGAACGGAGTCGCCATACGCTCGGATCAAACGTTCGGCGATCGACGACTTGCCGGTTCCTGGCGGCCCGTACAGGAAGATCGCTCCGTCGCCGCAGATCGCAGGACCGAGTTGGTCGATCAGACTCGGAGACAGTACGAGGTCGGAAAACGCCCGGGTGAGCTGCTCGTGGTTCAACGAGAGTTCCGGGGTCTGGGCACGAACGACCCGAGAGTAGAGATCGAGGGGAACCGGAATGGGTCCGACGTATTTGCATTCCTCGCTGCGGACCCGGGACTGGGAGCGGCCTTGCTCGGTGACCGACAGCACGTAGGTCCGACCCTGCATGCCCTCGTATTCGATCAGGCGACGGTCTCGCAGCGAGGTTGCGATCGACTCGATCATGCCGGTGGCGCAGTGCATGCGCTGGGCCACTCCGACCATCGTCGGACGGCCTTCAGCGATGATGATCCGCAACATGATGTCTTCGATGAGCGATGACGACAGCCCGGTGAGTTCGACGCTCGTGGGCATCCGTAGATCGTTTGCGCTCAGCGCTGGGTCAACCGCCATGTGTCCTCGGTCCTCTAGCCGGCCAGCGTCGGCCGCGAAGTTGTGCCTGTTCGTCATCGGCAGGTGCCGCCGGTGCTTCCTTGTCTTCATCGGCATGGTCCCGACGAGCTTGAGGAATTCGGCCCATGCAGCGTCCGCTCCTGCGCGAATCGCTCGTGGCTTCGTTGCGGCTGGCGAGGTCGAGCTGTCACTGCAACGCTGGTTCCATGGCAGACGTCACCGTGTATCACAACCCCAACTGCAACTCGTCCAAGACGGCGTTGAAGATCGCCGCGGACGCAGGCATCGAGGTCGATGTGGTCCAGTACCTCAAGACCAAGCCGGATGCAGCCGAACTGCAAGGCATCGTCGACAAGCTGCAGAACCCGGTCACCGAACTGGTTCGACGCGATGCGAACTTCAAGGACCTCGGCCTCGCCGAGGAGGACGTTCAGACCGCGCAGCAGGTGGTACCGCTGCTGGCTGCTCACCCCAAGTTGTTGCAGCGCCCGATCGTCGTCGTCGGCGACCGAGCGGTCGTTGGCCGCCCGAAGGAGCGGATCTTTGAACTCCTGGGGCTCGATGGCGACTCGTCCGACGAGTCCTGACCGACGTGGACCATCGGGTAGTTTGCACATGTTGAGCTCCCGAACAAGCTCTCGACAAAGGAAGAATCATGGCTTTTGAACTCCCGGCTCTGCCGTACGCGATCGATGCGCTCGCTCCTCACATTTCTCAGGAGACGCTCGAGTTCCATCACGGCAAGCACCACAACGCGTACGTCACGACCTTGAACAACCTCATCGCAGGGACCGCGCAGGAGAACGCGTCGCTCGAGGAAATCATCCTCGCCGCCGACGCCGGTCCGCTCTTCAACAATGCCGCTCAGGTGTGGAATCACACCTTCTACTGGAACTCCATGTCGCCGAACGGCGGCGGTGCTCCCACCGGCGACCTCGCTGCGAAAATCGACGCGGCGTTCGGTTCGCTCGACGGATTCAAAGAGCAGTTCACCCAGGCGGGCATGACCCAGTTCGGTTCGGGGTGGGCGTGGCTTATCGTGAACGGCTCGGGCGACCTCGAGATCACGAAGACCCCGAACGCCGACCTTCCGCTCAAGCACGGCCAAAAGGCCCTGTTGACGATGGACGTGTGGGAGCACGCGTATTACATCGACTTCCGCAACGCCCGCCCCAGCTACATCGAGACGTTCCTGTCGCATCTCATCAACTGGGACTTCGCGGCGCAGAATCTCGCGTCGTAACCACGGTCGGGTCGATCCTCCCGTGTCGTCGACGGAGCGCCCTTGACGCCCGAACGGCCCGGGAGGATGACTCGCGGCGGCGTATTCACGAACCGCGTGCTGCGAACGCTGGGTGTGCAGCGGGATGGGGCAGTTCGGCGGGCGCTCGATTCGGTCGAACGGGTACGGTCGTGCGAGGCCGTTCAGCGGCCGTCCCCCGGCGACCCTCGTCGGCCGGAGTAGACCGAGGAGGTCGAGCCGTGAAGGTTGCACTCGTCACGGGATACTGGTCATCGGGGCCGCCGCAAGGGGCGTTTGAGGCGGTCCTTGAGGCAGAACGCCTGGGATTCGACTCGGTATGGACGGCCGAGGCCTACGGCAGCGACGCGTTCACGCCGCTTGCGTGGTGGGGGTCGCACACCTCCACGATCAAGCTCGGCACCTCCATCGTGCAGATGGCGGCGCGCACCCCGGCCGCCACGGCGATGCACGCATTGACACTCGACCACCTCAGCGGCGGACGGCTCATGTTGGGCCTCGGTGCCTCGGGGCCACAGGTGGTTGAGGGCTGGTACGGACAGCCCTACCCGCGCCCGCTCGAGCGCACCCGTGAGTTCTTCGACATCTTCCGGGCGATTCTGCGGCGGGAGGGGCCGGTTTCCTACTCGGGGCGTCACTACACGCTGCCCTATGACGGCGGTGCCGGATTGGGTAAGGCGTTGAAGTCGACCGTGCACCCGATCCGCAACGAAATTCCGTTGCTGCTGGCCGCTGAGGGCCCCAAGAACGTCGCACTCGCTGCAGAGATTGCGGACGGCTGGATTCCGTTCTGGTTCGGCCCGAGCCAGGACGCCCACTACCGTGCCGCGCTCGGCGAGGGATTCGCACGCGAGGACGCCCGTCATGGTGGCCTCGGTGACGGGTTCGAGGTGGTGTCGCCGCTGCCGATCATTCCGAACGATGACGTCGAGGCAGCCGCCGATCTCCTTCGGCCGATGTTGGCGCTCTACATCGGGGGCATGGGAGCGAAGGGTGCGAACTTCCACTTCGA
Coding sequences within:
- a CDS encoding glycosyl hydrolase-related protein — encoded protein: MHDDRERVEARLRRMVLERVEPARICARVPLEVARWEVPGEPVGVAEAMAARFGPMEVGSSFGKPWGTTWFTLAGAVPNEWAGGVVRAAIDLGFSNRPGFQSEGLFWTRTAEGWQPLRGLNPLNHELPITDAASGGESVELALEAASNPDLSVAVPNPASYLATAGSASLYRLSRAELVLVDPQVEALRHDVRALNGLMKQLDWGDPRRHEILRALETMLDRLDLADAASIARTAPAGRAELAAVLSAPATASAHRITAIGHAHIDTAWLWPLRETRRKCARTFTNQLALIERYPQHRFACSQALHYDWMREHYPTVFRDIGAAVAEGTWIPVGGMWVEADANLSGGEALIRQFTHGQRFFEEHFGVECTEGWLPDVFGYNANLPQILRHVGIERFVTQKLSWNTTNRFPHHSFWWEGIDGSTVFTHFPPVETYNANFSGHELAHAVRTFADKGRSTRSLMPFGHGDGGGGPTADMLEQFLRVRDLEGSPLVEIGAPSSMLDAAIEEYRDAPRWVGELYLEMHRGTYTSQAATKAGNRRCEALLREAEVWSVAAYGGDAGRGYPAVALDRLWKSLLTLQFHDILPGSSIGWVHREAQESYSSIELEATELIHTALTRLAPVASEAIVANPTPFAVHAVVPVRRRAGTVEEWPLSLEPHGVSTRSQAMIDLEEVRATVEGSSIELDNAVVAVRIDAEGHVSSMVHHETGREVVAPGSVANVLQTFEDLPTHFDAWEIEDYTLRRPREQREVDSIEVLEAGPLVVRVEVRRSFGSSKVVQRYVLRAGSPRLDIECEVDWHERETLLKVAFPIDVHSTSLTREVQLGECSTPIHTNTSWDAARFEVCALRWVDCSEPGFGVALLNDSKHGHDATRIVPDGGDRPAVQLRLSLLRSSRYPDTEQDQGAHRFTYSLMPHDGDRHGAGVAAQAWLLNNTIREFGGEGGDPGQADADPFVANGVAIASSSSCAVVIEAVKAADDGSGDVVVRCHESTGARGPVELCVGFVASAVQMVDGRERCASVSRHVRSDESSLRWESNGITTSVTFSILPFEIVTLRLRPRPT
- the arsC gene encoding arsenate reductase (glutaredoxin) (This arsenate reductase requires both glutathione and glutaredoxin to convert arsenate to arsenite, after which the efflux transporter formed by ArsA and ArsB can extrude the arsenite from the cell, providing resistance.), whose translation is MADVTVYHNPNCNSSKTALKIAADAGIEVDVVQYLKTKPDAAELQGIVDKLQNPVTELVRRDANFKDLGLAEEDVQTAQQVVPLLAAHPKLLQRPIVVVGDRAVVGRPKERIFELLGLDGDSSDES
- a CDS encoding superoxide dismutase — translated: MAFELPALPYAIDALAPHISQETLEFHHGKHHNAYVTTLNNLIAGTAQENASLEEIILAADAGPLFNNAAQVWNHTFYWNSMSPNGGGAPTGDLAAKIDAAFGSLDGFKEQFTQAGMTQFGSGWAWLIVNGSGDLEITKTPNADLPLKHGQKALLTMDVWEHAYYIDFRNARPSYIETFLSHLINWDFAAQNLAS
- a CDS encoding LLM class F420-dependent oxidoreductase, with translation MKVALVTGYWSSGPPQGAFEAVLEAERLGFDSVWTAEAYGSDAFTPLAWWGSHTSTIKLGTSIVQMAARTPAATAMHALTLDHLSGGRLMLGLGASGPQVVEGWYGQPYPRPLERTREFFDIFRAILRREGPVSYSGRHYTLPYDGGAGLGKALKSTVHPIRNEIPLLLAAEGPKNVALAAEIADGWIPFWFGPSQDAHYRAALGEGFAREDARHGGLGDGFEVVSPLPIIPNDDVEAAADLLRPMLALYIGGMGAKGANFHFDVFARMGFEAECVRIQDLYLDGHKSDAIAAVPLRLVEEVALIGPFDKILAELPAWKETVITTAQINAPVEMLEAVASVLA